The segment GTCTGAGAGCACTGGAAAGGGCAGAGTGTCTGAGAGTTCTGGACAAATGACTGGACAAGTCCGAACCAGTTCTCGGCACAGGTAATTCAATTTGTTTCAAATTCTGACTTTCCCACAGATTTTTGTTTCTCAGTCTAGCTTTGTGTGCTTATTTGGAAAGGCAGATTAACAAAGGGATTTACTGGGGTTTCCAAGAGCAACCTCCTTTTCCTTGGCTCCAATCGCTGGCCTGGGAATTCACTAAGTAGCCAATtaattcattttctcctctccacTCATTCATCAAATTCTGATTCTACTTCTTGTGTGTGCAGGACACCTTATGGGCAGCAGGAGGGTGTGTGGAGAAAAGCTTAACTTAATGGACTAGATCTCGCCTGTGCTTTGAAGCCATGCTTAGTGTTCTTGTGTACACGGCCATGAAAATTGGGAGCCTAAGCCAGACATGggagcacatgcctgtaattcttagccctttcagaggcagagaggcaagaggatcagaaagcTCACTCTCAGTTACATGTctagtctaaggccagcctgggccacatctGATTCTGttttaagaacaaaaccaaacaaggtcagcaagatagctcaacaggtaaaggtggttgccaacaagcctgatgaccagagttgtGGTTTCTGTGCTCTTTGGGAGaaccttccctcttctctctggaaGACTGTGTGAGATGTGTTTTATTGGTCTCACATCTACACAAATAGATTTCACATGAAAGTTCAGAACCAGATATCCTCACAGGGAAGCAGGTCTCAGCTCTGCTCAGGCTGGATAGAATGGTGATGTAGATTCCTGTTCTGGGCTCCATGGTACCTAATATAGCTGAGTAAGGATGCAGGTGCTCTTTCATTCCTAGGGTCCCTATATGAATAATCACAGATTTACTAGTTTTATTCTCTAGACAATAACTGGGCTTTGGAGGCCATTTGCCAGTGTTCCCACATCCAGGTGACAGCAGCTTAGCTCTTCTGAGGGTCTCTCCTAGCTGACGGTGGTCCTTTGCTCACACTCGTCGCTGTTTCAGCTACACATGGGCATCATTTCTCTGATTATTGTACTGTGTTATGTGGATAATCTTCCCCAACCCTAACCATACAGAGTCAGAGTGAAATGCATGCTTATACAGACATGAGCAGTTTAAGGCATGAAGGGTCTATTTTGGCAAATAGTTTGAGGGTACAGTGCACCATGGTCAGGAAGCCATGAGGATAGTTTACTGCCACTGCTTCACATTGTGTCCATagttaggaagcagaaagacttGAATGTTGATGCCTAACTTATTGTCTCATTTTTATTGAACCTGGGGTCTCACAGTTCATAGGATGGTGTGGCCCACCTTCAGGGCAGGTCTTTCCTCCTGTTACATCCTTTTGGAAATGGCTTGTAAGACAAGTTCAGAGGtgtgtcttctaggtgattctactaaaccttgtcaagttgacaaaattaaTGACAGGCAGCAAACATTCAAATTTCACTAGCCATTTTCTTCTGCTGTGCTTAGCTGTTGAGTTTGGctctctttccttgttttctgtaGGAGGTGGGAATCGCTCTGAGGATGAATTGGGGTGTTGAAGTAAATGAAGGTTGTGAGGAGAGTTTGGTACcatgaggatggggaggaaggctTTGGGAAGTTGTCAGAGGTGAGTTATGTGAGGTAGATATGTCTCGAGGATTTCTACTGCTCTGTGGGAAGACAGACTGAAGCTTAGAGTCAAGATCCTGTTCTGCTTCACTGCAATCGTCCAGAAGCATTGTAGAAGTTTGCACTCTAAAGCCTCAGCTCCAATCCCAGCTCCCAAGTTCCTGGAACCACAGCAGTTCTTCTGGAGAAAACACTGTGTTAGCATTCCAGGTGGCCAAGCCTAGTCCCCTGAGATGCCATTTCTGGACTCACTATGCTGAGTTGACTCTGGGCCTCCGTGTTTTCTAAGGGCAAGTGATAGGCATTGAGAGCCTCTCAGAGTTCCCTGTGGAGGGATACCTAAGCATGTATGATATGGGTGGCTGTAAAAAAGCACGTGTCCGAAAGGCTAGAGCAATATGCAGCGTGAAAAAAAGCATTGGGTCAGCCCCTTGGTTTTCAGATAAGGCTTCTGATAGGTGGTAGGGCTGAACCACTTCATCCCATGAAGAGCCCTTCTCTTTCACtgcaggactgaagagatggatgggggtgaggggggcAGAATCCTCAGGAATACCTGGGTACCTGAAGGGAGTTGGCCTAGGGTAATACAATAGAATAAACTGATGAGACTCATAGCAAAGATTTGGGAAATGGTGTTAGGAGTGAGTTTTTAGGAAGATCTTTCCCATATTCTCATTTCATGGGAAAGGAGACTGACTAGATTCCCAGACTTGCCTAAGTAAGAGTTGGTCCCAGGTCCTTTAACGTCTAGATGGCATATAGTAATATATTACAGTGTAAGAAATTACCTCTCAAAACGAATGACTTAGAACTATAAACATTATTTCATAGTTTCTGAAGTAAGGAACATGGATGTGTTTTGGTTGTGTCCTCTGGCTCTGACCAAGAATCTCAAGACTCTAATCAAGGTGTTAGGTCATGTGACATGTGACATGCTTATATGAGGTCTTGAGTGGGAAAGCCTATTTCTGACTTCACTGAacaagcttttttgtttttgttttgtttttggtcagaATTCTGTTCGTTACAGTCTACTGGCCCAAGATCTCATACTTCCTACTGGCTGGAGGTCAGATGCCCTCTAGCCCCCCACCATGTGTTGCTTTCCGTGTGGCAACCTACATAGCTACTGACTTCTGTTAGTGTGAATGGGGGAAGAATGGCAGAGGTGTGCGAGACAGAAGCGAAAGAGTTGCCATCACCTGCTGTATCTCTCTCAGTGAGGCAGCCACTGTGCAGTTCCTACTCCTGAATGTCAGACACCAAGTCCTCTTCGAAGCTGCCCACCACCCCGAGTTCTTTCCGATCTGATTTGTTCCTTCTAAAGCAATGTAGTAGAAAGGGCAGGGACAGACATCCCTTTGGAAAAGATACTCTcaaaaaagggagaaaacagTTAGTAGGGTAAAGAACACTTTACCTCAAGGCCCAAGTGGTTACAGTTAATACTTATCTATTTGCTCCAAATAAatcccttcccccttttttctcCCTCATCCCCATTTCTCTTTTGATGGTCTTGCTTTATAGCCCAGACTGGGTCATCCCGTCTTAGCCTCCTGgctgctggggttataggcatgcatcaccacacccagccaaaTGTTCTCTCTTTATTGTTAGTAATTTATTTGGTTATAagagagactatgaaaggcaTTTGACAGCCCCAGACAAGTTATTGACTCTCCCATACCCTCGATCTTCTCACCAGGATAGCAGTGTTAATTTCACAGAATTAATTAAGCGAGATGTCATATCTTTTCAAGCTGCCTCTTTGATCTAGGAGGCCAATGAGCATGAGCCGATTAGAAAAATCAGTGAGGACCTCTTTTCTCCTGGTTGACCTTTCAACTTTAAAAATTGTGAGTGCAGTAGCCAAAGTGATTGGACAGGAAGCCAATGAGAGGGAGAGCTCTGTGGAAAAAGGCAGCCAAAATTCATATTATTTCCTAATTGTGTGATGATATATTGACTTGCTAGGATGGTGGCATGGAAATTAATGTCACATCTCTTTAGGCCAGAGGCCTCAGATAAAAAAAGACAGTACCTCTTGTTTCTACAGAGGTCCTTCTTCTTGGCTTGCCAGGCCCACCACTTGCTGTATCATCTCATGGTTGTCTCTGTCTGTATACACATCTGTGTATccaaattttataataataggGGAACATCTGTCAGCACAGCTTCATTTTAGTGCAACCTCTCTCAAGGGCCCATCTCTAAATACAACCACATTTTAAAGTACTGGTATTGAGGGATTCCTAGGTAGACACAATTCAGCCCAGTGCTGATGGTATTTTGAAAACACATTGAGATAACTGAAAACCCAAGAGAAGGATCGGAGCACTTTACTGCAGGGATGAGCTGTTGGAAACATAGAAGGGCACCATCCCCAGTCAGTACCCACTGAGGCAGAGAGTAAGGTAATGGGGTTTATCTTGTGACAGGGCTTCATTCGAGGATCTGTTCATAGTATAAGGGCTTGAAGCCAGACTCTTGTGAGAGTTCTTATGAAATTATTCCATGCTCTGCCCTCAAACCTGCTAAGCATCCTAATAGCTGTGCTACAAGCAGGCCTCTAATCCTCTCTGACTTCTCGTTTTCTCAGCCATGATACATATGACATGCATCCTCAGACACTCCCTGTCTGGTTCATTTTGCTCCAACCTAGAGACATGTTAACAGGGAATATTAGTACTCTAAAGAATCATTGAAAGCCTCATTTGAGTACTTCCCTCAGAACAAAGAGACTCTTTGCTAAGGGACTATTGATGCTCTCAATTTTCTACCAGACAGAAACTGCTCATAGCCCAAAACCATAATATAACTATATAAGTGATGTGTAATAAAATATACAGTCATCTGTGTTcctttagttttattcttttcttgagAGATGATCAGTGTCAACAGtgtgaaaacataaaaaaatatgtatacatttgaTCAACTtatcttacatacatacatgtcttaATGAAACTGCTCACTCCACATGGTGGATGCTAATAAAGAAttagagatatgtgtgtgtattgcatgtaTTGTTTCATATCTCTCTTTTGCCCTACCCAATAATATGACTTGAAAAATCTTTCTATATGTGTGCATCTTCAATATTTGTGTCTCTGTTgtctatgcatatacacacatatacttgagCTCAGTATGATAGTACATatgtgtaatctcagcactcaggaggctgaggtaagaggctTGGTTATTTAAGGtcaagatataaaacaaaagactgtctcaaaacaaatgaataaccACCCACATAGGTAATCAACTGCTGTAAAATAATGGCATAGAGGGTATAGAAGTGACTTGACTAATCTCCTAGGATGTCCTACAATGGAGAGGTCCAAATTAGACTTACAGATGACTCATTTTTATAACATAAGTAGCTCTATGCTTTGAATGCTGTCCTGAACTTTATTAAACACTTCTGGTATAGAGGTCCCTGGACCTCTCTAGAAGATATGATGTAATCTAGAGGATTCAGTGAtataacaaaacaccaaatgtccAAGGGGCTTTGATGTCAAGGGGCTGGCAGATCAGGAGTCTGCTGAAGGCCTGGTCTCTCAAGATAGCATCTTGAACATCCCCCAAGCCTAGAAGGTGGGGTATGAAATGGGTTTCTagttctctccagccctttaggAAGGTAAAATTCTCATGGCCCAAAATAGCCAAGTTCCAATGTGAATTTGGAGAGAATACACATGTCTAAGCCATAGAAGATCCTGCAGGTGAAATTTCTGGGTCCGAAGTTCTTAatagcatttttgttttgattacaATCCATTAAATTTCAAAACCTGGACTCCACATACATGGGGACTGACAGTTTCTGTTCAGTCCATCCTGTTTGCTACAACTTTGTGTCTCATTCATGTTCCAAGTACttgtcaggcttggtaacaaGCTGCATCATGAGTGGATCTCATTATACCACTGTCTACAGAATGTGAGTAAGAGGTAGATTAATACAACGTACCTTGGGGTAACATAAATTCCCAAGTTTTCACCCTGCTGCCTCTTGGACACTATTGCCTGGCTGCTTGCTTTTTTTTACTTCCATTAGCAGAAATGTCTGTACTCTATCTTTCTCAGACCTCTACTCCAGCCCTTCAGTTTTACTTTCTGAAAGACCTCCCATTTACTTTGCTCCAACAGCTATACATTTTTCTCTCATCAGCTTTATAGTTGCAAGGTGACTGTGTTTCCCAAAAGAGCCACCCTTGAGTCTATACAAATTAGTCTATAATTGAAATAAGACACACTTGACAAATATTCAGTTATGGTGGTGAACATTTGCCCCACTGGCAAGAACTGGTCCTAAACGATGGACCCCTAGCTTTGTGAAGCTTCCAGTGAAAATGTCCACTTTCCACAGTGTTATAGCTATGTTAAAGAGCATTCTAGCACACTACTAGAATAAAGGGAGATCTGACCTATCCAGTGGGGCTAAAAGGAAAGTGTGCTTGTTTGGCAAAGAGTGCTTCTCCACCTCCACTGTCTACCAACACTACTAACACACAACACCCACTACTAGTGTTGGTAGACACCCAGTGTGCTCTATCCATATTCTCTACCCTACAACACACTGGGCTGGAGTAATATTTCTACCATGAGAGTTAAACACTGTCCCTTAGTATGGTGTTTTTTACTTCCCTCTCTTAAGGGACAGTGTTTAACTCTTCTGAGGCTAATTCCAGGCTCTAACCTTATACTTGAAATATCAGAGGGATGTGGGAGGATATTTTCCCAACCTGAGAGGGCCTGTTGTCGAAAAGCTGTGCTTTCTAGGGCCATgagacaaaacattttaaattagtttcagaaatagaattttgtttttgaacagAACTTTGTTTTTGAACAGTGGTGGGTATTTTAATAGGAGGTGATGGTAAAATAGTCTCTTTAGCATACAATGAAAACTGTAGAAGTCAAATGGGTTTGCTACTGTTTGTTCAACAGGGTAGAATGTGGTCCATGCTACATAGGGAGGTAGAGGAGAGGATGGGCCTTGGGCTTTCCTCTGAAGATTCCATGAGGTTTTGAGTGTCTGCCTATGAGCCACTCATTAAAAATGGAACTCAATTACAAGCTGAAAATAAGAGACATTTCTGTTTTTCCAAGTCTTTGCCCACACCTGTCCCCCTCTTATGGGTGCCTCTACCCACCTGCCCTTGCAACATAGCAGGCTGGGCACCATGCCAGCTTTTCTTAGATGAAATTCAGGCCAGCCCACCACTGTTCCCCCAAGCCAGAggcctcaccctcctcctcctctcttgcgAGACACAAAGACCTTCTGTGACTCAAGCAGGCCATGGTGCTCATCGCCTGGTGGTTGTATTGCCCAACTTGCTGGGTAGTGAATGATGTGGTTTCCGTTCAGTCCCTGAGGCAAGCTTCTAGCTAGACCTACACACTATTTTATTCCATTATAGACCTCTGTGTGGAGATTTCAGGGTTCATCTGGTTCCTTTTGATGCTCTGGGTAGGTGTGAGTCGCTTTGTGCATGGTTCTGACTCAGAACAGGTGACAAAGCTTGGACAAGTTGAGCAACTTGTTCTGATCAGTGGTTGGGAGAAAATCTAAAGTAGCCTCATGCTGAAGCTTAGGATTTGAATCAGCTGGTCTGGGTATCTCTACCATAGATTTTCTCCCAAAGAGATATGAGACCCAGCTGGTCTGGGTACCTTTTTAGGCTTATCTATtagcacaggcagacatggtgctggagaagtagatCAGGACAGGACTGGAAGTGAATGACTGGGCTTGACATACAAGCCACTCCGAATCCTTTCCAAACATCTttaggggccattcttattcggGAAAAGAGGGCATAGTAAGGAAACACTGGACCAGGATAAACCATTCACAGCTATGTCTTAAGATGGGCTGCTTCCATACAGTCTGGCACTCCCATTTCTTGTATTGAAACAGCAAAGCACCTGAGCATATGTAGCCTAACCTTTACACAATGACTCAGTGACAAATGCTGGATCTCCAGTCATGAGATCAAGCACTAGTGGCTCACCTAAGGAAATAGGGCACAGGGAATGAGATACCCATACTGTGCCAGGGCCTTTCCCTTGGACATGCCAACCTGGAAGTTTCATTCAGAATCATAAGAGGGTTGTCTCTCCAGGTGCTGACCTTCCTATTGCCTCTGCAGAAATACTCTACCCAGGGTCCTTCATGAAGGATGTCAAACATGTCAGGATCCATCACCCAGCCCAGGCAGTGAGGCTGTTCCAGTCCCCCTAAGGCATTTCCCCTAAGTAGGGAAGAGGGACAGATGAGTGTTCTAGTCACTGGATGGGTTCTGCCTGGTCCCTATGTCCATGCCTACCTGACACATCTAAGGTTAGGTTTAGAAGTTAAACTTTAGCACACAGGGCATTCCAATAAGCATCCAACCAGACCTAGAACACCTGCTTTCCGAAGGACCACATTCTGGGTAGGAAGAACGTTCCAATTCAGGGTGATCTGACCCTGCTTAAGTTCAGAAAcccaaatattttctaaaagaataatccaataatttcagttttcaattttatttgttttcaaaatgttattGAGATGTTGAGGAGAAACAGCCAACATATACATTCCGAAATTTCTTCATGACTGGCGTTCACCCACTCTTGATAGGATCTTTCTCTGGCTTTTGGTCTACTTCAGATCTCTTTGGCAGTCCCCCTCTGATGTTCTCATGTTGCTGCCTGGTGTTGTTTGAAGGCCACCAGGGCAGAACTCACTCATTGCCGCATCACAAGTGGGAGCGGTAATTGCGACTTGCTGTGGAGAAGAACAGATTTCCAGCAAGGACACCCATTAGAACACAGCCATCAAAATCCCGGTCCCTAACTCAGCTGCttggcgggcagtggtggcgcatgcctttaatcccagcatttgggaggcagaggcaggcagatttctgagttcgaggccagcctgatctacagagtgagttccaggacagccagggctacacagactcCGTCTAGGAAAACAAATTGGCCACTGAGCTCTGGCGTCTCAGGCAAGAGATGCTGGTTACTACTGAAATCTGCCTCCATGAAGGTGTCTGGGAGAGCAAGTCCTAGAATTTGACTGCTCCCCCGCTCCCGCTCACCCTGCACTTACCATCATCGCCTCGTTTCCTACTCTTTAGACAGCTCTTCCGGTATtttctcttgcttccacctctctTGACGCCCTTGTGAGAAGCTCGGTTCTTGCCTCTCCTCATGCCATGAGTCTTTAGCTTGCGGCTGGTCGACATTGTAATTTCTGCCAATATGAGGGGCTTTGCAAGGCCGGCAGGGCCGGGAGTCCATGTATTTAAGGACTTGGCCATTGTGACCGCAAAGGGGTGTGGCTTAGCAGCCGGCTGTGGATCTCTTGTGACATCACTAGCCTTTGCTACACCTTAGTGGTACATAAGTAATAAGGAAGCAGTCTCTTCAGTGCTGGTCTGGTCCCCTTTTTAGGTTAAAGAAGGCTTTTCAGACAGGTATTAAACATCTAACTTCCACTCCTGTGCTTGGCCTGGGAAGTGCTTTACCGGTGGTCATTAAAGTATGTTTCTTGCCTGTAGAGAACTTAAAAATCACTGAGTGtggatatttatatgtgtgcatgtgtaagtctCAACAGTATCCTCAGGAAGCAAATGTATTTCCCTAAGCACTTGAGTCTAGGAGAGCTGATTTCAAAACTAGGAAGTTTCCTTCCCAGTCTTTACACCTTAGATACCAGGGACAGGGTTAAGTTTTGGTTTGTCTCATGTGTTTAGGGATCTTTGTCGATATTCCTGGTTTCCACTGCTACAAACCAGTGGAGCCAGAACCCTGGCAGATGTGACAGATATCTCCAAAGGGTTGCCACCTGTCATTTTGGGAGCCTGGAATGcaaaatgttaaaagttttggTCACAATTTGTTTCTTACATAGGGTATGTCTAGCACGTGTTTGGGCACTAGGAAATGGTCTAAAGACATAGTCTAGAGACAGAAATCCTATGTGtgcagccaaacagtggatggagttttGGGACTCTTATGGGAGAGTTTCGGGGAAGGATTGTGTGCCCTGAAGGAAATAGGAGCTCCACAGGATGACCAACAGAGCCAATTAACCTAGACCctaggggctctcagagactgaaccaccaaccaaagagcatacaagggccccactccacccccacacagatgtagcagatgtgcagcttggtcttcatgagggtgGAGCGGGGGATGTTCCAAAAGCTGTTACctatctgtgggatatgttctagctgggctgaaTTGTCTGGCTTTGGTGGGAGAGGACGTACCTatccctgcagagacttgatgtgccagggtagaggATGATACCTAGGGAGCCCACATCTTCTCAGAGgacaaggggaagggaggggaaggattgTTAAAGGGGATGtccaggaggaggggcagggggtaggagtaaagttaataaaaaataaaaggaaaacaaaatttaagtcctgtgtgtgcatggaccTTTTAGCCTAGTGGATGAAATCCATTATGCCAGCGGTCAGGCATCTATACAGTTAGCCTCGTTAATGCTGTTGAGTGGGTGATTAAGAGATATCTTTATACTAAAGCAGCAGTTTAGGAGAAAGTATTTTATAGTGGCTTAGCCGTGGAAGTGAAAGGGATGCATTGGTTgaggtagagagctaaacaaggaCCGAATCTTGGAGATGAATGTAGGGGATGAGAACAGATGGCATCAGGGAGTGACCTGCTTCTGTGTAATTCAGCTGAATGGATGCTCGAGTTGCCAGGATCAGGCTTGGGCTTTTGAATATGGGTTTGAAGTGCTTTTGCGACTTCCAAAGAGAAACTGAGCAATGATTATGGAGCATATGAGTCAGGTCATCTTGTCATTCAGCATTTTGGTCTTTATAACTCATATCAAGTtcataaataaatttcaagagACACTGAaagttccttctctctccccacagtTATCCTTATCCAAGAACTGAGCAAGCATGTAGGAGGCTCCTAGCAAAGCTGGTGGAGTAGAAAAGAGGAGGTAGCTTAACTCCCCATCTCATATTTCTCATGTTTACAGGTAAGAATGATCAGATGTTTTGAATGCCGATTCCTTCCGTGGCTTAGTAGCTTTTCCCTGGTAACATCGGGTCATCCTGACACCCTCGCTACATTCTGAAAACGTCCTGGTGCACTTGAAGATGGTTTGGCAACTGCTTTTCTCCCAGCCAGCATCCCACAAAGCATCCCTTCCCTATCGGCCAAAAGGACTCCTTAGAGGTTAGTTTGGTTTCACTGATTCCTTGGTGACAGAGAGGGTAAAGCTACAGAAAGCAGTGTTCCACCTTGCCTTTTTGTATCTCGAACTCCTCTATTCATTTCAGtcacctttttttcccccttacaaACAGACCCATGAGAACACATGATTCCCCAAGAAAACCAGGACTTAGTTTGCCCCTTGGAGCTTGGTGGTAAATTATTCTACCACAGAATGGGGTTCTCAATGAGCTTTTGTTTCCACATTTGTTAAAAGAatagaatttaattttcttaagtcATCCTATTTCTCCCATTTTTGTCCTACAATTCTAAGGATGATTTCCCCTACTTTGCCCTTTGACATTTATTCAAACTCTACTATCCTGTGACATTGCCCATCAGATGTAGGCAACAAGCTATGTGAAAGCCCATTTTTGGTCTGGATTGCTATGTGGTGTTGGCGTGGTAAGTTGGTTTCAACAGAAGACAGCCCATCTTGGTTCTGGTACTGGTTGGATTTCTCAGGACCCTGTTTCTATTGTTTGCAATAAGCAGGCTTCGTTAGGTGATTAGGTGGTCTCCAGGAGGAGCTGGCAGCTGTTGTGGTCCTCTCATAGTTATGAACATTTCCCCATAGTAAATGTTCTCTCCCAGCTGTGGATGTCTTTCCTCTCCGCCTTGCCTTATCCAATGAGACTcaggattttgtttcttttgtatgtttCGGGTGAACAAAAGGATGTAGTTTCTAGTAGTAGTTGGTAGAGAGGAAGGTGGTGGGGAGATGGCCTTTGTTGAAAAGGAATGTGGATCCTTTTCTTGGAATTATTATTGGATGGACCGTCTCTCTTGAGCTGGTCAGATGGTCAAAGTAGTAATGTTTTATCTCCTATCAGGACAGCTATGGTCACACTTAGGACTAGATACTTCAAAACATTATGGACAGTTCACTCACCAGAATGAGAAGGATATGGTGAGGAACAGTAGTTCTACATTCTGATTCTCCGTGCTGACCTCTGTATTTCAGAGGAGCTGGACCTTTGGTCTAAgagacttttttattttcttggatgGTCTAAGACAGGATGCTATTTCTTGTTTCCAACTTCCACCTCCATAGAACCTGTTCTGCTCAAGGTGAGTTGAGATTACAGGGGAAAAGCAAATGGATTTCAGAGATGGTGAAGAGTGAACAGAAAGATCCTAGGTTCAGTTCTACTTCTACCATCCAGCTGAGAAACCTGAGGTGCAGAGAGCCATTTGTGGAGAAGTCCAATCACAGGCTAGGCAAGGGTTGGGCTGGGGGCCTGAGGGTTGGCTCTTATATCATACCTCCTGGGGTGGACAGAGCTGGATTGAACTTCAATCCCTATGGAGTTGCTCTCTGCCCTAGCGGAAAAGGCAGCTTCTCACCCCTGACCCCTTAGCAGCTTCAGAGAAAACCCCCACCCCATTGAGAACCATCTGTTAGCTCAGTTTGCTCACTGTCTCTCTACTCTGGATGTTGCTGTTTAATTTTGGTGTGGAAACAAACACAGCATGGACTCTTGCCTGAGCTGCTTCAAGTGAAGTAGCAGAGGAATAGCCTGGTAGATCTGTTTCTTCCACACCTTGGCTTGCCCCATGGGACTCAGCTTTTGTTCCTTTTATATCTGGGAGATAGAAGGAAATGGATAGCTTCTGATAGTTACTGGGAGAGGGgtggaggcaagagagagggagggagagagaaagagactaatTTCCACAGGTAGGTGGATGGCATGGCAGTCCTTAGCTACACTGTAGTTCGGGGCCTTAAGGCCTGTTCTTCCTCTAGCCCTGTTCTTAGAAGGAAAAGTTCAGAGTCTTACTGTTGTGACAGTCATATCTCCAGTTTGATCCTCTCTCACCTCTAAACTCCACTGATTTTCCTGAGAACTACAATAGGTATCTTCACAGGGCCAGATCTGCCTAGCAAGTTAGGGCTTGGAGTTTATTAAGAGGGAGAATGGAAAAGTTTTCAGACAGCCCTTACCCATGGGTGGTGACTAACTTTGAGTTCGTTTCTGAAATCTAAGCCTCTCCAGATGTTGACTTCAGCTGGGGAGAGGGGACCTTCTATTCTGTTCACATGTACGCCCTGACTTGTGTACTGttgctgatgttttttttttgttgttgttgttcagataAGCCACAGCCATTGGGGAGAGGCTAGGGAAGGTGAAAACAGATGAGGTTCAGAGCCTTCTGAGCCCAGAACACATCCAGTATCTTTGGTAGAGAATCAAGAGAGATCAGAGACACAGGACgaagagtgattttttttgttttgtttttttgttttttttttgtttttttgtttttgagaggagGGCTTTCAGTCAGCTCACTTCTATCATaaaatattggaaatattttGGAACACTTTGGTTCTCCCATATTTTCTACAGAATTCCCTGTGTCTTTCCACAAACAATTGCTAGCCCAAACATTGAGCGGTTAAAAGGGAGGGACTCT is part of the Mastomys coucha isolate ucsf_1 unplaced genomic scaffold, UCSF_Mcou_1 pScaffold14, whole genome shotgun sequence genome and harbors:
- the Tnp1 gene encoding spermatid nuclear transition protein 1, which gives rise to MSTSRKLKTHGMRRGKNRASHKGVKRGGSKRKYRKSCLKSRKRGDDASRNYRSHL